One Aureibacillus halotolerans DNA segment encodes these proteins:
- a CDS encoding phosphate/phosphite/phosphonate ABC transporter substrate-binding protein — protein MKKQWYITLALVMLMLFITACGGGNEGTTEDTPEEQTTSESTTDGGEDADAEAEAEATGEVPQTLRVQFVPSQNAGSLEAKAKPLEGLLTEQLDIPVEVSVSTSYNTVIEAMMSDQIDVGFLPPTTYVLAHEQGAADVILQAQRYGVNDEDGTPTDELVDAYKSIIIAKADSDINSVEDLKGKTIAIQDFTSSAGYVWPAALMLDNGIDPLNDINGVNFKGHDAAVLALMDGSVDAAAVFQDARNIVKGDYPAIFEETKIVAMTEWIPNDTIAIRPEIDDEFATKVQQAFIEIGKSEEGHAIISDIYSHEGYVESDNSNFDIVREYAEKVKTE, from the coding sequence GTGAAGAAACAATGGTACATAACGCTTGCACTTGTAATGCTTATGCTGTTCATTACGGCTTGTGGTGGAGGCAACGAAGGAACCACTGAAGATACACCAGAAGAGCAGACGACCAGCGAATCAACAACGGACGGGGGAGAAGATGCTGACGCTGAGGCAGAAGCAGAAGCAACTGGCGAAGTTCCACAAACGTTACGCGTTCAATTTGTTCCTTCTCAAAACGCTGGATCGCTCGAAGCAAAGGCTAAGCCACTAGAAGGATTGCTAACAGAGCAGCTCGATATCCCTGTCGAAGTGAGCGTTTCGACAAGCTACAACACAGTTATTGAAGCAATGATGTCTGATCAAATTGATGTCGGCTTCTTGCCACCAACGACTTATGTCCTTGCTCATGAGCAAGGGGCAGCAGACGTTATCCTTCAAGCTCAACGCTATGGTGTCAATGATGAAGATGGTACACCAACGGACGAGCTTGTTGATGCGTACAAGTCCATTATCATTGCAAAAGCAGACTCTGACATTAACAGTGTTGAGGATTTAAAAGGAAAAACAATTGCCATTCAAGATTTCACTTCTTCTGCAGGGTATGTATGGCCTGCTGCCTTAATGCTGGACAATGGAATTGATCCATTAAATGATATTAACGGCGTTAATTTCAAAGGACATGATGCAGCGGTTCTTGCGTTAATGGACGGAAGTGTAGACGCAGCGGCAGTCTTCCAAGATGCAAGAAACATCGTCAAAGGCGATTATCCAGCTATTTTTGAGGAAACGAAAATTGTCGCTATGACGGAGTGGATTCCAAACGATACAATCGCGATTCGTCCGGAAATCGATGATGAGTTCGCAACGAAAGTACAGCAAGCCTTTATCGAAATCGGCAAGTCTGAAGAAGGCCATGCCATCATTAGTGACATTTACTCTCATGAAGGGTATGTAGAATCCGATAATTCGAACTTTGACATTGTTCGAGAGTACGCTGAAAAAGTGAAAACCGAATAG